A portion of the Desulfobacterales bacterium genome contains these proteins:
- a CDS encoding MltA domain-containing protein: MRKLKIFLSTLICILILSICSCQKTGVIDSKKIYIEKIKSEKYPIVTDDIKYEYLEEAILRSISYLKKLSSERMFHFGPDKYDTGYLIGSLEYFLSFIKNRPSNEELNSFIKKNFYIYQSTGNDNSKEMLFTGYYEPILEGNFERNDEYKFPVYACPNDLVTIDLSRFIPEYKGRALIGRCANKKVEPYHDRFQIEYGGALENKAEVIAWVKDQIGLFFLQIQGSGKIRLQNGDVFNINYQISNGQPYKSIGKLLIDNGSIPVSEMSMQKIREYLQYNPDKIKAVLSYNPSYIFFSKNTDGPFGCLGEKITSGRSIALDRKIFPDAALAYVETKKPIVNDTKEITEWTDFGRIVLNQDTGGAIKGPGRVDFFWGNGEYSEIAAGHMKHIGKLYFLVSKEKR; encoded by the coding sequence ATCAGAAAAATATCCTATAGTTACAGATGATATAAAATATGAATATTTAGAAGAAGCCATTTTAAGAAGTATTTCTTACTTAAAAAAACTCTCCTCTGAAAGAATGTTTCACTTTGGGCCAGACAAATATGATACTGGTTATTTGATAGGCTCATTGGAATATTTTTTAAGCTTCATTAAAAATAGGCCTTCCAACGAGGAACTGAACAGCTTTATTAAAAAAAATTTTTATATTTACCAGTCAACAGGCAATGATAACTCAAAGGAAATGCTATTTACTGGATATTATGAACCAATATTGGAAGGAAATTTTGAAAGAAATGATGAATACAAATTCCCAGTTTATGCTTGCCCTAATGACCTTGTAACTATAGACCTTTCCCGTTTTATTCCTGAATACAAAGGCAGAGCATTAATCGGAAGGTGTGCAAATAAAAAAGTGGAACCTTATCATGATAGATTCCAGATTGAATACGGAGGCGCATTAGAAAATAAAGCTGAAGTGATCGCATGGGTGAAAGATCAAATAGGTCTTTTTTTTCTTCAAATACAAGGTTCTGGAAAGATTCGTCTTCAAAATGGAGACGTGTTTAATATTAATTATCAAATTTCAAATGGGCAGCCTTATAAAAGTATTGGAAAATTATTAATTGATAATGGATCTATCCCAGTATCAGAAATGTCTATGCAAAAAATAAGGGAATACTTACAATATAATCCTGATAAAATTAAGGCAGTATTATCTTATAATCCGAGCTACATTTTTTTTAGTAAAAATACTGATGGTCCTTTTGGATGCCTTGGAGAAAAAATAACAAGTGGAAGATCTATAGCCCTTGATAGAAAAATTTTTCCGGATGCAGCCCTTGCTTATGTTGAAACAAAAAAACCAATAGTTAACGATACAAAAGAAATAACTGAATGGACTGATTTTGGACGTATTGTTTTAAACCAGGATACTGGTGGAGCTATCAAAGGGCCAGGCAGAGTAGATTTTTTTTGGGGAAATGGAGAATACTCTGAAATAGCTGCCGGACACATGAAACATATAGGAAAATTATATTTTTTAGTATCAAAAGAAAAAAGATAG